The Desulfosporosinus acidiphilus SJ4 genome has a window encoding:
- a CDS encoding N-acetyltransferase — protein sequence MSQNNVPRQIALSAIVPSSVTVGPFCVIGEGVVLGENVVLGVGCVLNDGAVVGSGCELGNYVTLGLGVRLGSRSKVGDHSTIYPQTQLGDEGFIGSNASLGRLPKAAATSTVKAQTNLPPLKMGNGYTIGCSAVLYAGTSYADKAFIGDGAIVRERCSIGQNVVIGSGVVVENDTSIGSYTKIQSGSYITAYMEIEERVFIAPMVTTTNDNYMGRTEKRFKAIKGATIQKGARIGGASILLPGVNVAPETFVAAGALVTKDTPEKRVVKGFPAKEIREVPDEELLP from the coding sequence ATGTCTCAAAACAATGTGCCGAGGCAGATCGCTTTAAGTGCCATTGTCCCTTCAAGCGTGACGGTTGGGCCGTTTTGTGTTATCGGAGAGGGTGTCGTCCTGGGTGAAAATGTTGTTCTTGGAGTTGGGTGCGTACTCAATGATGGGGCCGTCGTCGGCTCGGGATGTGAACTTGGAAATTATGTTACCCTCGGGTTAGGAGTTCGGCTGGGGTCCCGTTCCAAAGTTGGAGATCATAGCACCATCTATCCCCAGACACAGCTTGGGGACGAAGGATTCATTGGCAGCAACGCTTCGCTGGGACGATTGCCAAAAGCCGCTGCCACGAGTACTGTTAAAGCGCAGACTAATCTCCCTCCTCTCAAAATGGGCAACGGCTATACCATCGGCTGTTCAGCGGTCCTTTACGCAGGGACAAGCTATGCTGACAAAGCCTTTATTGGGGACGGAGCCATTGTCCGGGAAAGATGTTCAATAGGTCAAAATGTCGTTATCGGCAGCGGAGTCGTTGTGGAGAATGATACTTCCATCGGATCATATACGAAGATACAGTCAGGTTCCTATATTACCGCCTATATGGAAATTGAAGAACGAGTATTTATTGCTCCCATGGTTACCACCACCAATGATAACTATATGGGACGAACGGAAAAGCGTTTTAAAGCCATCAAAGGTGCAACCATTCAGAAAGGTGCCAGAATTGGCGGGGCATCGATCCTTTTACCCGGGGTAAACGTTGCTCCCGAAACCTTTGTAGCAGCGGGAGCTTTAGTCACTAAAGACACTCCTGAAAAACGTGTTGTTAAAGGCTTTCCAGCAAAAGAGATTCGAGAAGTTCCAGACGAAGAACTCTTGCCTTAG
- a CDS encoding Gfo/Idh/MocA family protein: MTEEKKMRFAIIGCGRIAPKHAESIVALPEAELVAVCDVVPELAQNFADKYGAVPYTDYKEMLKRSDIDVVTIATPSGLHAEIGIAAAEAGKHILVEKPMAMTLKTADALIAACQKAGVKLGVIHQNRFNASIKILRKALEDGRFGKLTHGQATVRWNRNDNYYLQAPWRGTKLQDGGVLMNQSIHNIDLLQWMFGPVDSVFGYTSTFMRKIEMEDMGAAVIKFKSGAIGIIEAASTIYPKNIEETINVFGETGSVIVGGIAVNRIEVWEFPDSAEEQKKIFASQEVDPPSVYGFGHRELISDMIHAVWEDRVPAIPGEEGRKALEIILAIYKCQETKQPVVFPLIES, encoded by the coding sequence ATGACCGAAGAAAAGAAAATGCGCTTTGCGATTATCGGGTGCGGACGTATCGCTCCCAAACATGCGGAATCTATTGTGGCCTTACCTGAGGCAGAGTTAGTGGCAGTCTGTGATGTTGTACCTGAATTAGCTCAAAATTTTGCGGATAAATACGGTGCTGTTCCGTATACGGATTATAAGGAAATGCTTAAACGATCTGATATCGATGTCGTGACGATTGCTACCCCCAGCGGCCTGCACGCTGAAATAGGAATTGCCGCCGCTGAAGCCGGCAAACATATTCTTGTTGAAAAGCCTATGGCCATGACGTTGAAAACAGCGGATGCCTTGATCGCGGCCTGCCAAAAAGCCGGCGTAAAATTAGGAGTTATTCACCAAAACCGTTTCAATGCTTCTATTAAGATTCTGCGCAAAGCTTTAGAAGATGGGCGCTTTGGCAAATTGACTCATGGACAGGCTACTGTACGCTGGAATCGCAATGATAATTACTACCTCCAGGCACCATGGCGAGGTACGAAACTTCAGGACGGCGGAGTTCTTATGAATCAATCAATTCACAACATTGATTTATTACAGTGGATGTTTGGACCTGTGGACTCTGTTTTTGGATACACTTCAACCTTTATGCGCAAAATTGAAATGGAGGATATGGGTGCGGCCGTAATTAAGTTTAAGAGCGGAGCAATCGGTATTATTGAAGCCGCTTCCACCATTTACCCGAAGAACATCGAAGAAACCATCAATGTTTTTGGCGAGACCGGTTCCGTTATTGTCGGCGGAATTGCTGTTAATCGTATTGAAGTTTGGGAGTTTCCAGACAGCGCGGAAGAGCAGAAGAAGATTTTTGCCAGTCAGGAAGTTGATCCGCCTTCCGTCTACGGATTCGGACACCGAGAACTTATCTCCGATATGATTCACGCCGTTTGGGAGGACCGAGTTCCGGCCATCCCCGGTGAAGAAGGAAGAAAAGCTCTGGAAATCATTCTGGCGATTTACAAGTGCCAGGAGACGAAACAACCGGTGGTATTTCCGCTCATAGAAAGCTAA
- a CDS encoding nucleotide sugar dehydrogenase produces the protein MMTVKNVITSEDVIAKTLKEKILKHEARIGVIGLGYVGLPLAVEKSKVGFSVVGFDINSARVNRVNAADNYIGDVKDQDLKDMVGNGLLSATTDFSRLAECDVVIICVPTPLTITRDPDISYIEASSQQIAQYLRPGQLITLESTTYPGTTEEVILPLLEKSGLKVGKDFFLAFSPERVDPGNKRFSTKNTSKVVGGMTPVCLEIAYALYMQTITNVVPVSSPAAAELTKVFENTYRAVNIAMVNELMMLCDRMGIDIWEVVEAAGTKPFGIQTFYPGPGVGGHCIPIDPFYLTWKAREYDFHTRFIELAGEINVEVSYYVVNRLIRALNDENKSLKDAKILVLGVAYKKDIDDVRESPALKIMELLRKQGANITYHDPYISVIEPHGGSTMHMESVPLTDEVLTEADGVLILTDHSTIDYARVVEKAKLVVDTRNATKDVLENRDRIAKI, from the coding sequence ATGATGACTGTAAAAAACGTTATTACCAGTGAGGATGTCATTGCCAAGACTCTCAAAGAAAAGATCTTAAAACACGAAGCTCGTATTGGGGTTATTGGCTTGGGATATGTGGGTCTCCCATTGGCAGTTGAAAAAAGCAAAGTCGGGTTCTCAGTGGTTGGCTTCGACATCAACTCTGCTCGTGTTAATCGTGTCAATGCGGCCGATAACTATATTGGGGATGTTAAAGATCAGGACCTTAAAGATATGGTTGGCAATGGCTTATTGTCCGCGACCACAGATTTTTCCCGCTTAGCTGAATGTGATGTGGTAATTATTTGTGTTCCGACACCCTTAACGATCACAAGAGATCCGGATATTTCATATATTGAAGCTTCATCCCAGCAGATTGCCCAATACCTTCGCCCAGGGCAGTTAATCACCTTGGAAAGTACCACCTATCCCGGTACAACTGAAGAGGTCATTTTACCGCTTTTAGAGAAGTCAGGACTTAAAGTCGGAAAGGACTTTTTCCTTGCTTTCTCGCCGGAACGGGTAGACCCCGGCAATAAGAGATTCAGTACTAAAAATACTTCTAAGGTCGTTGGGGGAATGACGCCTGTTTGCCTGGAGATTGCCTATGCGCTCTACATGCAAACCATTACCAATGTAGTGCCTGTTTCTTCGCCCGCTGCAGCGGAGCTTACCAAGGTCTTCGAGAATACCTATCGCGCCGTGAACATTGCCATGGTTAATGAACTCATGATGCTCTGTGACCGGATGGGAATTGATATTTGGGAAGTTGTGGAGGCTGCCGGCACGAAGCCTTTTGGCATTCAAACCTTCTATCCGGGACCGGGCGTAGGCGGTCACTGTATTCCTATCGATCCTTTCTATCTTACTTGGAAGGCTCGGGAATACGATTTCCATACACGGTTTATCGAACTGGCTGGAGAAATCAATGTCGAGGTATCTTACTACGTTGTTAACAGGCTGATCAGAGCGCTTAATGACGAAAACAAGAGTTTAAAAGATGCTAAAATCCTTGTTCTTGGTGTGGCTTACAAAAAGGATATCGATGATGTCCGTGAATCGCCGGCCTTGAAAATTATGGAGCTCTTACGCAAACAAGGGGCTAATATCACGTACCATGATCCCTATATTTCGGTGATAGAGCCGCACGGCGGAAGTACAATGCATATGGAAAGCGTTCCTTTGACGGATGAGGTATTGACAGAGGCTGACGGCGTTCTGATTTTAACCGATCATAGCACTATAGATTATGCACGAGTTGTGGAAAAAGCGAAACTCGTTGTGGATACTCGCAATGCAACAAAGGATGTTTTGGAGAATCGGGACAGAATCGCCAAAATATAA
- a CDS encoding polysaccharide biosynthesis protein, which yields MLFRKRTLILMLIDALLINLAAFGSFYLRFEIFGHIPSQYYQTYYHTAITATILYIAVFYIFGLYNRLWQYASTGELLSIIYAVTVGTGGTVAVVYCYSLFVTKVPLRMPNSAAVLLWLVMVFLIGGSRFIWRILQENVFDRHVPGSQKQVLIVGAGDAGVLAARELKNRNYRDGRPIGFIDDNRQKQKLQLLGIPVLGTRKDITRIVKGHNIDEVIIAMPSASGESVREIVQICEKSGVDLKIMPGVYDIISGDINVKPIRQIQVEDLLGRDPVSVDLEEVAGYVSGETVFITGAGGSIGSELSRQVAKFNPGKLILIGHGENSIFEIEQELRAERPGIEYITEILDIKDREKVFLVFNRYKPGVVFHAAAHKHVPLMERNPEEALKNNVLGTQNLAEAADEYRVKTFVSISTDKAVNPTSIMGATKRTVELMIQSLDRRSQTKFVAVRFGNVLGSNGSVIPTFKKQIAKGGPVTVTHPDMVRYFMTIPEAAQLVIQAGAMAQGGEIFILDMGKPVKILDLAKDLIRLSGFEPDVDIKIQFTGIRPGEKLYEELLTAEEGITSTKHSRIFVAKPSFIDVSLLEDLTHIVRERGSSLTRDEVISLLQTVIPTFRKKNTNAVAK from the coding sequence GTGTTATTTCGTAAACGTACATTAATTCTTATGCTAATTGATGCTCTGTTAATCAACTTAGCAGCCTTTGGCAGTTTTTATCTGCGTTTTGAGATTTTTGGGCATATCCCGTCCCAGTACTACCAAACCTATTACCATACTGCCATAACTGCCACAATTTTATATATTGCCGTTTTTTACATATTTGGTCTCTATAACAGGCTTTGGCAGTATGCCAGTACCGGAGAACTGCTTTCCATTATTTATGCTGTGACTGTCGGAACAGGCGGAACCGTGGCAGTCGTTTATTGTTACAGTCTTTTTGTAACAAAAGTTCCCTTGAGGATGCCTAATTCTGCTGCAGTTCTCTTATGGTTAGTGATGGTCTTTTTGATCGGCGGTTCGCGTTTTATTTGGCGAATCTTGCAGGAGAATGTCTTCGATCGTCATGTTCCCGGTTCCCAAAAACAAGTCCTGATTGTTGGAGCCGGCGATGCCGGAGTTTTGGCCGCCCGAGAATTAAAAAACCGCAACTATCGCGATGGGCGTCCGATAGGCTTTATTGATGATAACCGCCAGAAGCAAAAACTCCAGCTGCTGGGGATTCCTGTTTTAGGTACGCGTAAAGACATTACTCGCATTGTCAAAGGGCATAATATTGATGAAGTCATTATTGCTATGCCTTCGGCCTCCGGCGAATCTGTCCGGGAGATTGTGCAAATTTGCGAAAAGTCCGGAGTCGACTTGAAAATCATGCCTGGGGTTTATGATATTATCAGCGGTGATATTAATGTTAAACCCATACGCCAAATTCAAGTGGAAGATCTATTAGGCCGAGACCCTGTTTCGGTAGACTTAGAGGAAGTGGCAGGTTATGTTTCCGGTGAGACGGTATTCATTACCGGCGCCGGAGGTTCCATCGGGTCGGAACTCTCTCGTCAGGTTGCTAAGTTTAACCCGGGAAAACTTATCTTGATCGGTCACGGTGAAAACAGCATTTTTGAAATTGAACAAGAGCTTCGTGCTGAGCGCCCGGGGATCGAGTATATTACTGAGATTTTAGATATCAAAGATCGGGAAAAAGTATTTTTGGTTTTTAACCGCTATAAGCCGGGGGTTGTCTTTCACGCAGCAGCTCATAAGCATGTTCCTCTTATGGAACGCAATCCGGAAGAGGCGCTTAAGAATAATGTTCTCGGTACTCAAAATCTGGCGGAAGCAGCTGATGAATACCGGGTTAAAACGTTTGTTTCCATCTCCACAGATAAAGCAGTGAACCCCACCAGTATCATGGGGGCCACTAAGAGGACTGTGGAACTGATGATTCAAAGTTTGGACCGCCGTTCACAGACAAAATTTGTGGCGGTACGTTTCGGCAATGTTTTAGGGAGTAATGGCAGTGTTATCCCAACCTTTAAGAAACAAATTGCCAAAGGCGGTCCGGTGACGGTGACTCATCCTGATATGGTCCGCTATTTTATGACGATTCCGGAAGCAGCCCAATTGGTGATCCAAGCCGGGGCCATGGCTCAGGGCGGGGAAATCTTTATTTTAGATATGGGTAAGCCTGTTAAAATTCTGGATTTAGCGAAGGACTTGATTCGGCTCTCAGGATTTGAACCTGATGTCGATATTAAGATACAATTCACAGGGATTCGGCCGGGAGAAAAGCTCTATGAGGAATTATTGACAGCAGAGGAAGGCATAACGTCCACGAAACATAGTCGAATATTTGTCGCAAAACCAAGCTTTATTGACGTAAGTCTTTTAGAAGATCTTACGCATATTGTTCGAGAGCGGGGAAGTTCTTTGACGCGTGACGAAGTGATCTCCTTGTTGCAGACTGTCATTCCGACCTTTCGTAAGAAGAACACTAACGCTGTAGCCAAATAA
- a CDS encoding acyltransferase: MRNQRVGSKSGKIAEINYLRGFSILAVLAIHTTGYFTKITPYRTLALLAIWTDVFSQFAVPLFIAISGFVLAKNYRQGFSLTQFYYKRARSILPQYMIFSALYTAFNYWGDMRSSSFSANLKRIALSVWHSDASYHLWFFAVIIQLYLAYPLIIKGYDFFKARNKSEYFLAGMLIIQVLWMVGTHTSYANVIKVNAIAYLFYFCLGIYALDKFETLKDLSQRLTPLWGTMSLLLTFGASFFIVIGLTTGHTYDEIPPYFTTGAELVYPVLRLVTFLFIWNLAAGLTIKRNVLAKFMARLGDYSFGIYLIHLFFNQVTIRILSNHQIGPSQWLFYPIVFTATLILSYAGVRLISFLPFSYYLIGFGHSKIIKREGTNNVKE; encoded by the coding sequence ATGAGAAATCAGAGAGTTGGATCCAAATCCGGAAAAATTGCAGAAATAAATTATTTAAGGGGCTTTAGTATCTTAGCAGTCCTGGCAATACACACGACGGGCTACTTTACTAAAATTACCCCTTATCGTACGTTGGCTCTCTTGGCTATTTGGACGGATGTTTTTTCCCAATTCGCCGTCCCCTTATTTATTGCCATTTCCGGTTTTGTTTTAGCTAAAAACTATCGGCAAGGGTTTTCCTTAACGCAGTTTTACTATAAAAGGGCGCGCTCAATTCTCCCTCAATATATGATCTTTTCGGCCTTATATACGGCATTTAATTATTGGGGGGATATGCGGAGCAGCTCATTCTCAGCCAATCTTAAGCGCATTGCCCTGAGTGTTTGGCATTCAGATGCTTCTTACCACCTATGGTTCTTTGCAGTCATCATCCAGCTTTATCTTGCTTATCCCTTAATTATCAAAGGGTATGATTTCTTTAAAGCAAGGAATAAATCAGAATACTTTCTTGCCGGAATGCTGATTATTCAAGTGCTCTGGATGGTAGGTACCCATACATCCTATGCCAATGTTATTAAAGTTAATGCCATAGCTTACCTCTTCTATTTCTGCCTTGGAATCTATGCCCTGGACAAATTCGAAACGTTAAAGGATTTATCCCAGCGTCTGACGCCCTTATGGGGAACGATGTCCTTACTATTAACCTTCGGAGCCAGCTTCTTTATTGTGATAGGTTTAACCACAGGGCATACTTACGATGAAATCCCACCGTATTTCACAACGGGTGCCGAACTGGTTTATCCGGTCTTGAGGCTGGTAACATTTCTATTTATATGGAATTTGGCTGCCGGCTTAACGATTAAAAGGAATGTTTTAGCGAAGTTTATGGCCAGACTGGGGGATTATTCTTTTGGGATCTACCTGATTCACCTTTTTTTTAATCAAGTAACCATAAGAATTCTTAGCAATCACCAGATAGGTCCCTCTCAGTGGTTATTTTATCCAATTGTCTTTACAGCGACACTCATTTTAAGCTACGCAGGAGTCCGGTTGATCAGTTTTCTGCCCTTTAGCTACTATTTGATCGGCTTTGGTCACTCAAAAATCATAAAACGTGAGGGGACAAATAATGTTAAAGAGTAA
- a CDS encoding acyltransferase family protein translates to MSTVLARETEHFDWADILKGLGILTVVWGHAGSRVSFYMFWFHMPLFFWLSGFLYRYKPDSRFIDYIKRKAKHLLVPYFFYLGLLTILVLVFNFWKGYPELNFWSEDWKALLLGGSLLEGIYATFWFPTVLLFVQVVYDLLCRKLTSPFLRGLVILACFLLAYWESRYRPNSFVPWNLDVGLYAIVFYALGHLMRQKKVLAGLRSRRWVMAISWLAALGFIYLYAHHIVDYGLDMKHRQYYYFGLNLILPVAFTLILAQLSMLLRRIQGLKQGLSYVGKAAMVIMYLHLGSVSLARHFFAMTPLRFFIVGTIAPLFFYQLIQYIPYGRYFALGENRKIKPADFCNVPNKSV, encoded by the coding sequence GTGAGCACCGTCTTAGCCCGGGAAACGGAACATTTTGATTGGGCCGATATTTTAAAAGGACTTGGGATTTTGACCGTCGTATGGGGACACGCAGGAAGCAGAGTTTCTTTTTACATGTTTTGGTTTCACATGCCATTGTTTTTTTGGCTCAGCGGCTTTTTATACCGTTATAAACCCGATTCCAGATTCATTGATTATATAAAACGAAAGGCTAAACATCTTTTAGTTCCTTATTTTTTTTATCTGGGATTATTAACGATTCTGGTTCTTGTTTTTAATTTCTGGAAAGGGTATCCGGAGCTGAATTTTTGGTCGGAGGATTGGAAGGCCCTATTATTGGGCGGGAGTCTCTTGGAAGGAATATATGCCACCTTTTGGTTTCCTACTGTCTTGCTTTTTGTTCAGGTTGTTTATGACCTTTTATGCCGAAAGCTCACTTCTCCATTTTTGAGAGGTCTGGTCATCTTAGCCTGTTTTTTACTGGCATATTGGGAATCCCGCTACAGACCTAATAGCTTTGTTCCCTGGAATCTGGATGTGGGTCTCTATGCCATCGTGTTTTATGCTCTCGGACATCTGATGAGACAGAAAAAAGTGCTGGCAGGTCTGAGAAGCAGGCGATGGGTTATGGCAATATCCTGGCTGGCAGCGCTTGGTTTCATTTATCTATATGCGCATCATATCGTTGATTACGGATTGGATATGAAACATCGCCAGTATTATTATTTTGGTCTGAATCTCATTCTTCCGGTGGCCTTCACCTTAATTCTTGCCCAGTTAAGTATGCTGCTTAGGCGGATACAGGGCTTAAAGCAGGGATTAAGCTATGTAGGGAAAGCAGCTATGGTGATTATGTATTTGCACCTTGGCTCAGTTTCCCTGGCCCGTCATTTTTTCGCCATGACACCCCTGAGATTTTTTATTGTTGGGACCATTGCCCCTCTTTTCTTTTATCAGCTCATTCAATATATCCCTTACGGACGATATTTTGCTTTGGGTGAGAATCGAAAGATCAAACCCGCTGATTTTTGTAATGTTCCTAACAAATCAGTATAA
- the galU gene encoding UTP--glucose-1-phosphate uridylyltransferase GalU: protein MRKIRKAVIPAAGLGTRFLPATKAQPKEMLPIVDKPTIQYIVEEAINSGIEDIIIVTGRNKRAIEDHFDRSMELEAFLEKNSKEELLDLVQDIARMADIYYVRQKEALGLGHAIYSARKFIGHEPFAVLLGDDIIHSEVPALRQMMNQYERYGASMVGVQEVPLDDISKYGIVDGEKFADRLYRAKNMVEKPRYEDAPQTHLAIMGRYILNPEIFDLLEALPPGKGGEIQLTDGIKELGRFQEILAYEFEGRRHDVGDKLGFVQATIEYALRREDLAEELSGYLRNLVRNLGSDE, encoded by the coding sequence ATGCGTAAAATTCGTAAAGCCGTAATACCTGCTGCGGGACTGGGAACTCGTTTTTTACCGGCAACGAAGGCACAGCCGAAAGAGATGCTGCCGATTGTTGATAAACCAACAATACAATATATTGTGGAAGAAGCAATCAATTCGGGGATAGAAGACATCATCATTGTAACCGGCCGAAATAAACGGGCTATAGAAGATCATTTTGACCGCTCGATGGAACTTGAGGCCTTTTTGGAAAAGAATTCGAAAGAAGAACTGCTGGATCTGGTTCAGGATATTGCCAGAATGGCAGATATATATTACGTTCGTCAGAAAGAAGCTCTGGGGTTAGGGCATGCCATCTACAGTGCACGAAAGTTTATTGGGCATGAACCTTTTGCTGTCCTGTTGGGTGACGACATTATTCATTCTGAAGTGCCTGCCTTGCGGCAGATGATGAACCAATACGAACGCTATGGCGCCAGCATGGTTGGAGTTCAGGAGGTTCCCCTGGATGATATCTCCAAATACGGAATTGTCGATGGAGAGAAATTTGCTGATCGATTATATCGTGCTAAAAACATGGTAGAGAAACCACGATACGAAGACGCACCGCAAACTCATTTAGCGATTATGGGCCGCTATATCTTAAATCCTGAAATATTTGACCTCCTAGAAGCTTTGCCTCCGGGTAAAGGCGGGGAGATACAGCTTACTGACGGCATTAAGGAACTGGGACGCTTTCAGGAAATTCTGGCCTATGAATTTGAAGGGCGCCGGCATGATGTGGGAGATAAGTTGGGATTTGTCCAAGCGACCATTGAATATGCCTTGCGCCGCGAAGATCTTGCAGAAGAACTCTCAGGTTATTTGCGAAATCTCGTTCGGAATTTAGGTAGTGATGAATAG
- a CDS encoding putative ABC transporter permease, whose product MKTLKHFLIYGIIGLVLEVIYTGLASLLKGDYSMHGFTFLVMLPIYGLAVFLEPLQAKIYDLPWWSRGAIYLTMIWSIEYTSGLILGIILGSCPWHYTDPLNINGLITLKMAPEWFLAGLGFEHLHNFLDKMPI is encoded by the coding sequence ATGAAAACACTAAAACATTTTTTAATTTACGGAATAATTGGCCTCGTTCTTGAGGTCATTTATACAGGGCTTGCCTCTCTTCTCAAAGGAGATTACAGTATGCATGGTTTTACCTTTTTGGTGATGCTGCCAATTTACGGACTGGCTGTCTTCCTCGAACCTCTCCAGGCAAAGATTTACGATCTGCCTTGGTGGAGCCGCGGTGCAATTTATTTAACTATGATTTGGAGCATTGAATATACCAGTGGTTTAATCTTAGGCATTATTCTTGGCAGCTGCCCATGGCACTATACCGATCCTTTAAATATTAATGGGCTGATTACGCTGAAAATGGCCCCTGAATGGTTTCTGGCCGGACTTGGCTTTGAGCACCTCCACAATTTCTTAGATAAAATGCCTATTTAA
- a CDS encoding methyl-accepting chemotaxis protein: MKLKNKRLGFHVTALMILIALAACVVGGIGIYGMEQMHQASIQVFEQDVVPMNLLSQMRYNAQAYRSNVILAVSARTNEEQQKFLNQVDKEKDNMISYIGKYEAIPRTPAEDNVWKQFKTAWNNYVVASQVTIQYAADGRLEDAKANMFGDAGIKNQQAGAILQKMVDDKIAKVNSDNMGKMMQIFNRASTISISVMVVDLIVSIVIGWLLSRALSRMMAHLLQNAHEIAAGDIARKKKAPWKPWNREESELQKAFGDMVASLRNIMTKVANMAGQLSQTAQEMHLGAEQSSKASEQVASSASEIAADAEIQVQIMSDNHERMSQVIEHMNQTEQHAVRVSQASNRSAELAQKGNQALEQVVKQMEDIEGQVHNLSQVIGDVDDKSEEIENTVQIIDDIAQQTNLLALNAAIEAARAGENGRGFAVVAEEVRKLAEQVQTSLVDISRRVQEMRQTSKKAHLGMQLSVDSVNQGSVYLTEISDQFAVILNSVEESAGLAQEIETIVHKVQGDGEQIKMGMQRVVSQAESTSAGTQVTAAAAEEQNASVEELFASAESLNELANNLKGLIDYFKL, from the coding sequence ATGAAATTAAAGAATAAACGGTTAGGATTTCACGTCACCGCTTTAATGATACTCATCGCCTTAGCGGCTTGTGTCGTTGGAGGAATCGGAATTTACGGTATGGAACAGATGCACCAGGCCTCCATCCAAGTCTTTGAACAAGATGTGGTCCCAATGAATTTACTTTCTCAGATGCGTTATAATGCTCAAGCCTACCGGTCAAACGTTATCCTGGCTGTCAGCGCCCGAACGAATGAGGAACAACAAAAGTTCCTGAATCAAGTTGATAAGGAAAAAGACAATATGATCAGTTACATAGGGAAGTATGAAGCAATTCCCCGAACGCCTGCTGAAGATAACGTTTGGAAGCAGTTTAAAACAGCGTGGAATAATTATGTTGTTGCTTCCCAAGTTACGATACAATATGCTGCAGACGGCAGGCTGGAAGATGCCAAAGCGAACATGTTTGGCGATGCCGGTATCAAAAATCAGCAAGCCGGCGCTATCCTCCAGAAAATGGTTGATGATAAGATTGCAAAGGTTAATTCTGATAATATGGGTAAAATGATGCAGATATTTAACCGGGCATCCACTATTTCAATTTCAGTCATGGTGGTTGACTTGATCGTCAGTATTGTTATTGGCTGGTTGCTGAGCAGGGCCTTGAGCAGAATGATGGCTCACTTGCTTCAAAATGCCCATGAGATTGCCGCAGGAGATATTGCCCGAAAAAAGAAAGCACCTTGGAAGCCATGGAATCGTGAAGAATCCGAATTGCAGAAGGCCTTTGGCGATATGGTGGCTTCATTGCGGAACATTATGACCAAAGTAGCTAATATGGCAGGACAATTATCTCAAACTGCTCAAGAGATGCACCTGGGAGCCGAACAATCTTCAAAGGCTTCGGAACAGGTAGCTTCATCTGCCAGTGAGATTGCTGCAGATGCTGAGATACAGGTTCAAATTATGTCTGATAATCATGAGCGTATGAGCCAGGTTATTGAGCATATGAATCAGACGGAACAACATGCCGTACGAGTGAGTCAAGCATCTAACCGGTCTGCCGAGCTTGCTCAAAAGGGCAATCAAGCTCTTGAGCAAGTGGTCAAACAGATGGAAGATATCGAGGGCCAGGTTCATAATCTAAGCCAAGTTATCGGAGATGTCGATGATAAATCAGAGGAAATTGAGAATACCGTACAAATTATAGATGATATCGCTCAACAAACAAACCTATTGGCCTTGAATGCAGCCATTGAAGCGGCACGTGCAGGAGAGAACGGCCGGGGGTTTGCCGTGGTTGCCGAAGAAGTACGCAAGTTAGCTGAGCAAGTTCAGACGAGCTTAGTTGATATTTCTCGACGGGTTCAAGAAATGAGGCAAACTTCGAAAAAGGCTCATCTGGGGATGCAATTAAGTGTTGATAGCGTAAATCAAGGGAGCGTATATCTAACAGAGATTTCCGACCAGTTTGCGGTAATTCTTAACTCTGTAGAAGAAAGTGCCGGTTTGGCTCAGGAAATCGAGACAATCGTACACAAAGTTCAAGGAGATGGGGAGCAGATAAAAATGGGCATGCAAAGAGTTGTGAGTCAAGCGGAGTCCACTTCCGCAGGAACACAAGTAACGGCTGCCGCTGCGGAAGAACAAAATGCTTCTGTAGAGGAGCTTTTTGCCTCCGCCGAAAGCCTCAATGAATTAGCCAATAATTTAAAAGGACTCATTGATTATTTCAAACTTTAA